AACGGCACCGCCACACCAGGCAGGTACTCGCCGAACGACTGGAATCCTTTCAGCATGGCTTGTTCGACGGGACTGAAGAACCGCGGGATGCCCTGCAAATCCAGCAGGTGAGTCATTTGGTCTGCCACGCGTGCGGGCGTGTGTGTCCGGAAGGCTTGGTCCGTCATTTCGACCAAAGTCGCTTTGTCGGCGTCGTGGCCGATCATCCGATCCAGCTCGGATTGCTGGCGACGTTCTTGAGGTGTCTGCAATGCTCGCGACTCTCGCAAAAGGTCAGCCGCCATTTCAATCGCGGCTGCGGCATCCTGTTCGGGATCAAAACCCTGCAAAGTTGACGATGGAGTTGAGTCGGGCTGATTCAAGACACGATCCTTGACGAGAGTTTTTTTTTGGAAACGAAGATCTGAGACACGAGGTTCGCCTATCAACCATTGACGGCTAAACTTTCTGAACTTGCAACCGCCTGTTTTCACAGCGATTTCTCTATGGCATTCCGCCGGGACCCAAAGACGCCTGCAATGACGACAGAATTGCCGCAACATGTGTTCCGTTTGCGAGTCCGTTACGACGAATGTGATCCGATGGGATTGGTTCACCATTCAAATTACTTGCGGTACTTCGAAATTGGCCGCACTGAATTCCTTCGGTCGGCGGGGGGGCGGTACCGCGAAGTCGAAGAAGCAGGGCTGTATGTCGTGGTCGTCCACATCGATTGTCGCTATCGTGCCTCGGCACGTTATGATGATGAAATCGATATCGTGACACGAATCGCTAAGATCACCGCGGCCAAGATCATCCATGAATATGAGATCCGCCGCGGCGACGAGGTGCTCGTGCAAGCGACCGTGACTCTGGCGGTGATTGATAAGAACGGTCAATTGCAACGTGTTCCCGAAGCATTGTTGACGTAAAGCTTCTTTGACTCCTTCCTCCTGGTGCCCTCCCAATGCGTCCTGACCAACCCGCCCGATCGATCAGCAACCGCCGCCAATTCCTTCGCCGCCTTGGAACGACCTCCGCCGTCGGCTACGCGGCCTACTTGGCTCATCAAATCAGTCCGTCACCTCTGAGCAACCATGCCAATGGATTGCCGGGGCAGGGCAGGGCACTTTGGGCAGCCGAAGCGAACGAGACAACAACCAGCACGGGCTACCTGAAACAATCACTCAAAGCGGGCATGATTCGCGTCAAGAAATCTGACGCTGCGAACCCCTGGATCGAACGCTTTCGTCTCGCCAAAGAAGTTGGCTTTGAAGGTGTTGAGCCCAACACGTCGCCGG
The nucleotide sequence above comes from Rhodopirellula bahusiensis. Encoded proteins:
- a CDS encoding acyl-CoA thioesterase, whose amino-acid sequence is MTTELPQHVFRLRVRYDECDPMGLVHHSNYLRYFEIGRTEFLRSAGGRYREVEEAGLYVVVVHIDCRYRASARYDDEIDIVTRIAKITAAKIIHEYEIRRGDEVLVQATVTLAVIDKNGQLQRVPEALLT